One segment of Mus caroli chromosome 6, CAROLI_EIJ_v1.1, whole genome shotgun sequence DNA contains the following:
- the LOC110296310 gene encoding LOW QUALITY PROTEIN: heterogeneous nuclear ribonucleoprotein F-like (The sequence of the model RefSeq protein was modified relative to this genomic sequence to represent the inferred CDS: inserted 2 bases in 1 codon; deleted 1 base in 1 codon), with product MMLGPEGGEGYVVKLRGLPWSCSIEDVQNFLSDCTIHDGVAGVHFIYTREGRQSGEAFVELESEDDVKLALKKDRESMGHRYIEVFKSHRTEMDWVLKHSGPNSADSPNDGFVRLRGLPFGCTKEEIVQFFSGLEIXPNGITLPVDPEGKITGEAFVQFASQELAEKALGKHKERIGHRYIEVFKSSQEEVRSYSVPPLKFMSVQRPGPYDRPGTAQRYIGIVKQAGLDRMSSGAYSAGYGGYEEYSGLSDGYGFTTDLFGRDLSYCLSGTYEHRYGDCKFTVQITTSHCAHMRGLPYKATENDIYNFSPLNPMRVHIEIGPDGRVTGEADVEFATHEEAVAAMSKDRANMQHRYIELFLNSTTGAXSNGAYSSQMIQGMGVSAAQATYSGLESQSVSGCYRASYSSQNSMGGYD from the exons ATGATGCTGGGCCCTGAGGGAGGTGAAGGCTATGTGGTCAAACTCCGTGGCCTACCCTGGTCCTGCTCAATTGAGGACGTACAAAACTTCCTCTCCGACTGCACAATTCATGATGGGGTCGCAGGTGTTCATTTCATTTATActagagaaggcaggcagagtgGTGAGGCTTTTGTTGAACTTGAGTCAGAAGATGATGTAAAATTGGCTCTGAAAAAAGACAGGGAAAGCATGGGACACCGGTATATTGAGGTGTTCAAATCACACAGAACCGAGATGGATTGGGTGTTGAAGCACAGTGGTCCAAACAGCGCCGACAGTCCCAATGATGGCTTTGTGAGGCTTCGGGGACTCCCNTTTGGATGCACAAAGGAAGAAATCGTTCAGTTCTTCTCAGGGTTGGAAATTNTGCCAAACGGGATCACACTACCTGTGGACCCGGAAGGCAAGATTACAGGGGAGGCCTTCGTTCAGTTTGCCTCACAAGAGTTAGCTGAGAAAGCTTTAGGGAAGCACAAGGAGAGAATAGGGCACAGGTATATTGAAGTGTTTAAGAGCAGTCAGGAGGAAGTTAGATCATACTCAGTTCCACCTCTGAAGTTTATGTCTGTGCAAAGGCCTGGGCCTTATGACAGGCCTGGCACAGCCCAGAGGTACATTGGCATTGTGAAACAGGCAGGTCTGGATAGGATGAGTTCTGGTGCCTATAGTGCAGGCTATGGGGGCTATGAAGAATAC AGTGGCCTCAGTGATGGCTATGGCTTCACCACTGACCTGTTTGGGAGAGACCTCAGCTATTGTCTCTCAGGAACGTATGAACACAGATATGGAGACTGCAAGTTCACAGTGCAGATCACCACCAGCCACTGCGCCCACATGAGAGGGCTGCCCTACAAAGCAACAGAGAACGACATTTACAACTTCTCTCCACTCAACCCTATGAGAGTTCATATTGAGATTGGTCCTGATGGAAGAGTGACTGGAGAAGCTGATGTTGAGTTTGCTACTCATGAAGAAGCAGTGGCAGCTATGTCCAAGGACAGGGCCAACATGCAGCACAGATACATAGAACTCTTCCtgaattcaacaacaggggc tAGCAATGGGGCTTATAGCAGCCAGATGATACAGGGCATGGGTGTGTCAGCTGCCCAGGCAACTTACAGTGGCCTGGAGAGCCAGTCAGTGAGTGGCTGTTACAGGGCCAGCTACAGCAGTCAGAACAGCATGGGTGGATATGATTAG